A section of the Prionailurus bengalensis isolate Pbe53 chromosome C2, Fcat_Pben_1.1_paternal_pri, whole genome shotgun sequence genome encodes:
- the SAMD7 gene encoding sterile alpha motif domain-containing protein 7 — MDPTEPRKCIPLSGEPGTPEERHLCQLSTGMTLEELHQWREILMINPTMAMNPLLTAPGQQRMPLVPSSFEPPTVDRDLLSSTVAPADPRQFCVPSQFGSSVLPNANIPNVLSNHVYSGWGILPPESIKAMARRNEMIQRQHTARMEMEMHAFYQQRRIEKVNPKGLAGPGIPFLYTSSIPPGPANYHGRSMLPASDLHFHRSTLRNLQGTPTIVAAGPHFLESWGQKCRRLRRGAGNQKVLDSDIESSKSQGEEKILGQTHVISYEEDEFAKEPETEALNNQKPRETNEKPALGNTCGELEPTHKKPWGAHGAPLEAKAWDGAKEKTSEQGFAACGEKNGVCPPVPRPSLPGAHPLVTIGENLSLDEDIQKWTVNDVHNFIRGLPGCSDYAQVFKDHAIDGETLPLLTEEHLRSTLGLKLGPALKIQSQVSQQVESMLYKKSHLLPTHTKQPFDQPADTSPLLDFNSWGDTLDVPCSQDITIPK, encoded by the exons ATGGACCCTACGGAACCTCGTAAATGTATTCCTCTGTCTGGTGAACCTGGTACTCCAGAAGAAAGGCATTTGTGCCAGCTCTCTACTGGAATGACATTAGAAG AACTCCATCAGTGGCGAGAGATATTGATGATAAATCCAACGATGGCCATGAATCCTTTACTGACGGCACCAGGGCAGCAGAGGATGCCACTGGTTCCTTCATCATTTGAACCTCCAACGGTGGATCG AGATTTATTGTCTTCCACTGTAGCTCCTGCTGACCCAAGACAGTTTTGTGTTCCTTCCcaatttggatcctctgttctaCCAAATGCAAATATACCGAACGTGCTATCCAATCATGTCTACTCAG gttgggGCATTTTACCACCTGAATCCATAAAGGCAATGGCAAGAAGGAATGAAATGATTCAAAGGCAGCATACTGCCAG gatgGAAATGGAAATGCATGCATTTTACCAGCAAAGGAGAATAGAAAAAGTGAATCCCAAGGGACTAGCAGGACCAGGGATACCATTCCTCTATACCTCCAGCATCCCTCCTGGCCCAGCCAACTACCATGGCAGGAGCATGCTCCCTGCCAGTGACCTGCATTTTCACAGAAGCACCCTGAGAAACCTTCAGGGAACCCCCACGATAGTGGCAGCTGGTCCACATTTTCTAGAAAGCTGGGGTCAGAAATGTCGTCGTCTCAGGAGAGGTGCTGGGAATCAGAAAGTTCTAGACAGCGATATTGAGAGCTCTAAAagccaaggagaagaaaaaatcttAGGCCAGACTCATGTGATTTCCTACGAAGAGGATGAATTTGCAAAAGAACCAGAAACCGAAGCTCTCAACAATCAGAAGCCAAGGGAAACCAATGAAAAGCCAGCTCTTGGCAACACCTGTGGGGAGCTCGAGCCCACCCATAAAAAACCTTGGGGAGCTCATGGTGCTCCCCTAGAAGCAAAGGCCTGGGATGGTGCAAAGGAGAAGACTTCAGAGCAAGGCTTTGCAGCCTGTGGTGAAAAGAATGGGGTTTGTCCCCCAGTTCCTCGACCATCTCTGCCAG GAGCGCACCCACTGGTTACAATTGGGGAAAATCTGTCTTTGGATGAAGATATTCAGAAATGGACCGTGAATGACGTGCACAACTTCATTAGGGGCCTTCCAGGTTGTTCAGATTATGCTCAG gTATTTAAAGATCATGCCATTGATGGAGAAACCTTGCCATTACTCACCGAGGAGCATCTTCGCAGCACTCTGGGATTAAAGCTAGGGCCGGCACTCAAGATTCAGTCACAG GTGTCTCAGCAAGTGGAAAGTATGTTGTATAAGAAAAGTCATCTACTTCCTACCCATACAAAACAACCATTTGATCAACCAGCAGATACATCCCCTCTTTTGGATTTTAATTCCTGGGGTGATACATTGGATGTTCCTTGTTCCCAGGATATAACAATTCCTAAATGA